A region from the Medicago truncatula cultivar Jemalong A17 chromosome 6, MtrunA17r5.0-ANR, whole genome shotgun sequence genome encodes:
- the LOC25495180 gene encoding peptidyl-prolyl cis-trans isomerase CYP38, chloroplastic — MTSSFTKQNINLKLCSTKPYLSIYVYVLTSYTSTVSFSLPSMASSIIPRHYCSNFATTPILFHSNNHSKSLNYPFLNTNVGGFSRSFTTRCSYQTPPTHHSQFDHKHKGKSFCLKQCAISLALAVGLITGVPTLGLPNDAHAANPVLPDLSVLISGPPIKDPGALLRYGLPIDNKAIREVQKPLEDITDSLKISGVKALDSVERNVRQASRALKQGKTLIISGLAESKKEHGVELLNKLEAGIDEFELILQDRNRVAVAPKQKELLQYVGGVEEDMVDGFPYEVPEEYRNLPLLKGRAAVDMKVKIKDNPNLEECVFHIVLDGYNAPVTAGNFVDLVERHFYDGMEIQRADGFVVQTGDPEGPAEGFIDPSTEKTRTIPLEIMVEGEKAPVYGETLEELGLYKAQTKLPFNAFGTMAMARDEFEDNSGSSQVFWLLKESELTPSNANILDGRYAVFGYVTENEDFLADLKVGDVIESIQVVSGLDNLANPSYKIAG; from the exons ATGACATCCTcttttacaaaacaaaacataaacctCAAACTTTGTTCAACAAAAccttatctatctatctatgtCTATGTTCTAACATCTTACACTTCCACCGTCTCTTTCTCTCTACCTTCAATGGCATCATCCATCATTCCTCGTCACTATTGCTCCAACTTTGCAACTACACCCATTTTGTTTCACTCTAATAATCACTCTAAGAGTCTTAATTATCCATTTTTGAATACCAATGTTGGAGGATTTAGTAGAAGTTTCACTACTCGTTGCTCTTATCAAACTCCACCAACCCATCATTCTCAATTTGATCATAAACAT AAAGGAAAGTCATTTTGCTTAAAGCAATGCGCGATATCTTTAGCGCTTGCGGTCGGGTTAATAACAGGAGTTCCTACGTTGGGGTTGCCTAACGATGCACATGCAGCTAACCCCGTGTTACCTGATCTGTCTGTATTGATATCTGGACCACCAATTAAGGACCCTGGGGCATTGTTGAGATATGGTCTTCCTATTGACAATAAGGCGATTAGAGAAGTGCAAAAACCACTTGAAGATATTACTGATAGTCTCAAGATTTCTGGAGTCAAGGCACTCGACTCTGTCGAAAGA AATGTGAGACAGGCATCTCGAGCTCTCAAGCAAGGTAAGACGTTAATTATATCAGGTTTAGCTGAATCAAAGAAAGAACATGGAGTTGAGTTGCTTAATAAGCTGGAAGCTGGTATCGATGAATTTGAACTGATATTACAAGATAGGAATCGGGTCGCTGTGGCACCAAAACAGAAGGAACTTCTTCAATATGTTGGAGG TGTTGAAGAAGACATGGTTGATGGATTTCCATATGAAGTGCCTGAGGAATACCGAAATTTGCCTTTATTGAAAGGGAGAGCAGCTGTAGATATGAAGGTCAAGATTAAAGACAATCCAAACTTGGAGGAATGTGTGTTCCACATAGTTCTTGATGGTTATAATGCCCCTGTAACTGCCGGCAATTTCGTTGACTTGGTAGAGAGACACTTTTATGATGGCATGGAGATCCAGAGAG CGGATGGGTTTGTTGTCCAAACTGGTGACCCTGAAGGCCCTGCCGAGGGTTTTATTGATCCAAGTACAGAGAAAACAAGGACTATACCTTTAGAAATTATGGTAGAGGGAGAAAAGGCACCTGTTTATGGAGAAACTCTAGAG GAGCTTGGTCTATACAAGGCTCAAACAAAGCTTCCATTTAATGCATTCGGAACAATGGCAATGGCAAGAGAT GAATTTGAGGACAACTCTGGTTCTAGCCAAGTATTTTGGCTATTGAAAGAAAGTGAGCTAACACCAAGCAATGCCAATATATTGGATGGTAGATATGCTGTTTTCGGCTATGTAACAGAAAATGAAGATTTCTTAGCAGACCTTAAGGTTGGTGATGTCATAGAATCTATTCAAGTTGTTTCTGGTTTGGATAATTTGGCGAATCCCAGCTACAAGATTGCTGGTTAA
- the LOC25495181 gene encoding bidirectional sugar transporter SWEET5, producing MVNALIVRDVVGLIGNVIYFGLLLSPIPTLVKIIKKRDVEEFKSDTYIAIVLNCAFWVFHGLPFVHPDRILVVANVIGLNFSFDIINVIGLVLGFFYITIFYICANNEGRELLINKAFFFGFVVLVTMFTLDDTNKRSLVVGIIFNFLNVIMYVSPLAVMENVIKTKSVKYMPFLPSLAIFLNGLCWTTYALINPFDIYLLVSNGIGAISGFVQLILYVYFWCKGENKNDDANHDSDSAV from the exons atggtgaacgCTTTAATAGTTCGTGACGTTGTTGGCCTTATAG GAAATGTTATCTATTTCGGATTGTTGCTCTCACCAAT TCCAACTTTGgttaaaattataaagaaaagggATGTGGAGGAGTTCAAGTCTGATACATACATAGCAATTGTGTTGAATTGTGCATTTTGGGTATTCCATGGATTGCCTTTTGTGCACCCAGACAGAATTTTGGTCGTCGCCAATGTCATTggattaaatttttcatttgatatAATCAATGTTATTGGACTTGTTTTGGGATTCTTCTATATTaccatattttatatatgtgcCAACAACGAAGGAAGA GAACTTCTCATTAATAAGGCTTTTTTCTTTGGCTTCGTCGTTCTTGTAACAATGTTTACACTAGATGACACTAACAAGAGGTCTTTAGTGGTtggtattatttttaatttcttgaaCGTAATAATGTATGTCTCTCCTCTTGCCGTGATG GAAAATGTTATAAAAACAAAGAGTGTGAAATACATGCCATTCTTGCCCTCTCTGGCTATCTTTCTTAATGGATTGTGTTGGACAACATATGCTCTCATCAACCCCTTCGACATTTATCTCCTg GTCAGCAATGGTATTGGAGCAATCTCAGGTTTTGTTCAGCTCatattatatgtttatttttggtGCAAGGGAGAAAATAAGAATGATGATGCTAATCATGATTCAGATTCAGCTGTCTAG
- the LOC25495182 gene encoding caltractin codes for MSSILRGESRRFNNKQRARHHLTPQKRQEIKEAFELFDTDGSGTIDAKELNVAMRALGFEMTEEQIEQMIADVDKDGSGAIDYDEFEHMMTAKIGERDTKEELMKAFHIIDQDKNGKISVTDIKRIAKELGENFTDREIQVMVEEADQNNDREVDPEEFIMMMNRTSFRH; via the exons ATG TCATCTATACTTAGAGGGGAGTCCAGGAGgttcaacaataaacaaagAGCTCGACACCACTTGACGCCTCAGAAGAGACAGGAGATCAAGGAAGCTTTTGAGTTATTCGATACTGATGGCTCAG gtACTATTGATGCTAAGGAGCTGAATGTTGCCATGAG GGCCCTTGGATTTGAGATGACAGAAGAG CAAATTGAGCAAATGATAGCAGATGTGGACAAGGATGGAAGTGGAGCAATCGACTATGATGAATTTGAGCACATGATGACGGCCAAAATAGGAGAAAGGGACACTAAAGAGGAGCTCATGAAAGCTTTCCATATCATTGATCAAGACAAAAAT GGTAAGATATCTGTAACAGACATCAAGCGCATTGCAAAAGAGCTTGGTGAAAATTTCACTGATAGAGAGATTCAAGTGATGGTTGAAGAAGCTGACCAAAATA ATGATCGAGAGGTTGATCCGGAGGAATTCATAATGATGATGAACCGAACAAGCTTCCGTCACTAG
- the LOC25495183 gene encoding bidirectional sugar transporter SWEET7b, with product MVNLRTIVGIIGNVISFGLFFAPGPTFYTIIKKKDVEEFKSHPYLATLLNCAFWVFYGMPFVHPNSLLVVTINGVGLVFMIVYLTIYFIYANKKGRKDMGFWLLLEAIFFAAIVLITMLVFHGTTGRSLIVGIVCDVFNILMYISPLTIMKKVITTKSVKYMPFWLSVFNFLNGLCWTTYALLHPFDLYVLISNGIGVISGTVQLILYGYYWCRGDNQIDDDKGGPAPVVTAV from the exons ATGGTGAATCTTCGTACCATTGTTGGTATCATAG GGAATGTTATCTCGTTTGGACTGTTCTTCGCACCAGG CCCAACTTTCTATACCATTATAAAGAAGAAGGATGTGGAGGAGTTCAAGTCTCATCCATACTTAGCAACTCTGCTGAATTGTGCATTTTGGGTATTCTATGGAATGCCTTTTGTGCACCCAAACAGCCTTTTGGTCGTCACCATCAATGGTGTTGGACTTGTTTTCATGATTGTCTATCTTaccatctattttatctatGCCAACAAGAAAGGAAGG AAGGATATGGGGTTTTGGCTTCTCCTTGAGGCTATTTTCTTTGCTGCCATTGTTCTGATAACAATGTTGGTATTTCATGGCACTACCGGCAGGTCTTTAATTGTTGGTATTGTTTGTGATGTCTTCAACATATTGATGTATATTTCTCCTCTTACAATCATG AAAAAGGTTATAACGACTAAGAGTGTGAAATACATGCCATTCTGGCTCTCTGTGTTTAACTTCCTCAATGGACTTTGCTGGACAACATATGCTCTGCTCCATCCCTTTGACCTTTATGTTCTG ATCAGCAATGGTATTGGAGTAATCTCTGGAACTGTTCAGCTCATACTATATGGCTATTACTGGTGCAGGGGAGATAATCAGATTGATGATGATAAGGGTGGTCCAGCTCCAGTTGTGACTGCAGTCTGA
- the LOC25495185 gene encoding bidirectional sugar transporter SWEET7b, whose protein sequence is MVNQSAIRTVVGIIGNVISFGLFFSPAPTFYKIIKKKDVEEFKPDPYLATLLNCAFWVFYGMPFVHPNSLLVVTINGVGLVFEVVYLTIFFIYANKKGRKKLLLYLLIEAAFFAIIVLITMLALHGTTKRSLIVGIICDIFNILMYASPLTIMATVIRTKSVKYMPFWLSLTNFLNGLCWTTYALLHPFDIYVLISNGIGVISGTIQLILYGYYWCRGDNQIGDDKNDAPAVTVV, encoded by the exons ATGGTGAACCAATCAGCAATTCGTACCGTTGTTGGTATCATAG GGAATGTTATCTCGTTTGGACTGTTCTTCTCACCAGC TCCAACTTTCTATAAGATTATCAAGAAGAAGGATGTGGAGGAGTTCAAGCCTGATCCATACTTGGCAACATTGTTGAATTGTGCATTTTGGGTATTCTATGGAATGCCTTTTGTGCACCCAAACAGCCTTTTGGTAGTCACTATCAATGGTGTTGGACTTGTTTTTGAGGTTGTCTATCTTACCATCTTTTTTATCTATGCCAACAAGAAAGGAAGG AAGAAGCTGCTGCTTTATCTTCTCATAGAGGCTGCTTTTTTTGCTATCATTGTTCTGATAACAATGTTGGCATTACATGGCACTACCAAGAGGTCTTTAATTGTTGGGATTATTTGTGATATCTTCAACATATTGATGTATGCTTCTCCTCTTACGATCATG GCAACGGTTATAAGAACCAAGAGTGTGAAATACATGCCATTCTGGCTCTCTCTTACCAACTTCCTCAATGGACTTTGCTGGACAACATATGCTCTGCTCCACCCCTTTGACATTTATGTTCTG ATCAGTAATGGTATTGGAGTAATCTCTGGAACTATTCAGCTCATACTATATGGCTATTACTGGTGCAGGGGAGATAATCAGATTGGTGATGATAAGAATGATGCTCCAGCTGTGACTGTAGTCTGA
- the LOC25495186 gene encoding bidirectional sugar transporter SWEET5, with protein MVVTAKLARNVVGAIGNVISFGLFFSPAPTFYGIIKKKSVEEFKPDPYLATLLNCAFWVFYGMPFVHPNSTLVLSINSVGILFEVVYLTIFFIYATKSGRKKLLLYLLIEAIFFAVIVLITMLALHGTKKRSLIVGVLCDVFNVMMYASPLTIMAKVIKTKSVKYMPFWLSLTNFLNGLCWTTYALIHPLDIYVLVSNGIGVVSGIVQLILYACYFSRKGEEDDDGDGDFELKPTGVRDISSNGRATA; from the exons ATGGTTGTGACAGCCAAATTAGCTCGTAACGTTGTTGGTGCCATAG gCAATGTCATCTCTTTTGGCTTGTTTTTCTCACCAGC TCCAACTTTCTATGGAATTATAAAGAAGAAGTCTGTGGAAGAGTTCAAACCAGATCCATACTTAGCAACATTGTTGAATTGTGCTTTTTGGGTGTTTTATGGAATGCCTTTTGTGCACCCAAACAGCACTTTAGTTCTCTCTATCAATAGTGTTGGAATTCTCTTTGAGGTTGTCTATCTTACCATCTTTTTTATCTATGCCACCAAAAGTGGACGT AAAAAGTTGCTGCTTTATCTTCTCATCGAGGCTATTTTCTTTGCTGTCATTGTTCTAATAACAATGTTGGCACTTCATGGCACTAAAAAAAGATCGTTAATTGTTGGTGTTCTATGTGATGTCTTCAATGTCATGATGTATGCATCTCCTCTTACAATCATG GCCAAGGTTATAAAAACCAAGAGTGTGAAATACATGCCATTTTGGCTCTCTCTAACCAACTTCCTCAATGGTTTGTGCTGGACAACATATGCTCTCATCCACCCATTGGATATTTATGTCTtg GTAAGCAATGGTATTGGAGTGGTTTCTGGAATTGTTCAGCTCATACTATATGCTTGCTATTTCTCTCGCAAAggtgaagaggatgatgatggtgatggtgatttTGAGTTGAAACCAACTGGAGTTCGTGATATCTCTTCAAATGGAAGAGCTACAGCATGA